From Anopheles arabiensis isolate DONGOLA chromosome 3, AaraD3, whole genome shotgun sequence, a single genomic window includes:
- the LOC120903417 gene encoding structural maintenance of chromosomes protein 5 isoform X2, translated as MSTSIVGKIASVSLQNFVTYDSVVLYPEEYLNIILGPNGTGKSAIVAGIVLGMGGNCKLLSRCDNIDSYIKNGKDSATIRISIYRNNERAVRWFSRSFDHSAKSTFVIDNQTVSQQAYLQQIRAFNIQVDNLCQFLPQDRVQDFTKMNPRELLLNTQSSVCTPEVQQWFEELKEKRSLQEKSTNQGAEGTARVRELEARLEALEAQLQSMRAREEFQQQIHVCMARKAWLEYEELFLLYSATLKDLKLAKKCTEEKEQQYNQFKQEMEAILARKKELETSKAKQVAIGQRSTDEINSLEEKTERLEDAISKQKRELMDALAKADERKTELDEAKVMLAAFVQDCADSATALGSEDQVRQEISVLDGKEAKIRADNDLLMGRRQELNQKIDTELKPEMMSIERSIETIENVANNKLRILQTRFEGTYKAVLWLREHKHLFQGKIYEPMILELNVPALENVQFLENTIGVRDLIAFTCESTQDMNLFLRKTREELRIDGVNAIQSDPADKLHYTARHPIGSLKRFGFHTYLIDMVQGPYPVLNGLCKLYGLHNIPVGGADSAKYVSALPDEIGLFFTPSHRFQVSKSRYTGEKSTRSDALRTLNLLNRSTDHALLAQKRQEHQRLVRECDKIRNQRGQIENSIKELQERCAELREQKRDLQEQLSKYQQTKMKVKRQEQKCKELTARLVNVDEEKVKFERSCHTIIEQLLDQQRRKVAALERYAAASREHDLLEQRIRLFEERNNDREANFRLLEDAYQSAKKTLANVEKKLAEVKAKSSDKNSTARALCANKTPDKPDFPYRKEFTELPDTIELVDAHLEELRVRFECLPQANESVADEYAQKKRQLEQLRAGVACSEQTVATLEQQMAELHDRWYPEIQSVVQCINAKFSHFMSSMGFAGEVELIRQGERDYDEYGIRIYVKYRNEEKLSALDRKLQSGGERAVAIAIYTLSLQHMTQVPFRCVDEINQGMDPTNERKVFNMLVEETCRTGQSQYFFVTPKLLPRLKCNANMNVIVVHNGKYIANPDVFIPDVKP; from the exons ATGTCTACATCGATCGTAGGGAAGATAGCGTCCGTGTCGTTGCAGAACTTTGT CACTTACGATTCGGTGGTGCTGTACCCGGAGGAGTATTTGAACATAATTCTTGGCCCAAACGGAACCGGCAAATCAGCCATTGTGGCCGGCATCGTGCTCGGGATGGGTGGCAACTGCAAGCTGCTCTCCAGATGTGATAAC ATCGACAGCTACATCAAGAACGGGAAGGACAGCGCCACGATCCGGATTTCGATCTACCGCAACAACGAGCGAGCCGTCCGGTGGTTTAGCCGGTCGTTCGATCACAGCGCCAAGAGCACGTTCGTGATCGACAACCAAACCGTGTCCCAGCAGGCGTACCTGCAGCAGATCCGCGCCTTCAACATTCAGGTGGACAATCTGTGTCAGTTTCTCCCGCAGGACCGGGTGCAGGACTTTACCAAGATGAATCCGCGCGAACTGCTGCTCAATACGCAGTCGTCCGTGTGTACGCCCGAGGTGCAGCAATGGTTCGAGGAGCTGAAGGAGAAGCGTTCGCTGCAGGAAAAGAGCACCAACCAGGGCGCGGAAGGTACTGCCCGGGTGCGCGAACTGGAAGCCCGGCTGGAGGCCCTGGAGGCACAGCTGCAGTCGATGCGGGCACGCGAAGAGTTCCAGCAGCAGATTCACGTGTGTATGGCCCGGAAGGCTTGGTTAGAGTACGAGGAGCTGTTTTTGCTGTACTCGGCAACGCTGAAGGACCTAAAGCTGGCAAAGAA ATGCACCGAAGAGAAGGAACAGCAGTACAATCAGTTTAAGCAGGAAATGGAAGCAATACTGGCCCGCAAGAAGGAGCTGGAAACGTCGAAAGCGAAACAGGTAGCGATCGGCCAGCGCAGCACGGACGAAATCAACAGTCTGGAGGAAAAGACGGAACGGCTGGAAGATGCCATCAGCAAGCAGAAGCGCGAGCTGATGGACGCACTCGCCAAGGCAGACGAGCGCAAGACCGAGCTGGACGAGGCCAAGGTCATGCTGGCCGCCTTCGTGCAGGACTGTGCCGATTCGGCGACCGCGCTCGGGTCGGAGGACCAGGTGCGGCAGGAGATTTCCGTGCTGGATGGGAAGGAGGCCAAAATTCGGGCCGATAACGATCTGCTGATGGGGCGCCGGCAGGAGCTGAATCAAAAGATCGACACGGAGCTAAAACCGGAGATGATGAGCATCGAGCGCAGCATCGAAACGATCGAAAACGTGGCCAACAACAAGCTGCGCATCCTGCAGACACGCTTCGAGGGCACGTACAAGGCGGTGCTGTGGTTGCGCGAGCACAAGCACCTCTTCCAGGGGAAGATCTACGAGCCGATGATACTGGAGCTGAATGTGCCGGCGCTGGAGAATGTGCAGTTTCTGGAGAATACGATCGGCGTGCGCGACCTGATCGCGTTTACGTGCGAAAGCACGCAGGACATGAATCTGTTTCTGCGCAAAACGCGCGAAGAGCTGCGGATCGACGGTGTGAACGCGATCCAGAGCGATCCGGCGGACAAGCTGCACTACACCGCCCGGCATCCGATCGGCAGTCTGAAGCGCTTCGGCTTCCACACCTACCTGATCGATATGGTGCAGGGCCCGTACCCGGTGCTGAACGGGCTGTGCAAGCTGTACGGGCTCCACAACATACCGGTCGGTGGGGCCGACTCGGCCAAGTACGTGTCCGCCCTGCCGGACGAGATCGGGCTGTTCTTCACGCCGTCGCACCGCTTCCAGGTGTCGAAATCGCGCTACACGGGCGAAAAATCAACGCGCAGCGATGCGCTGCGCACGCTGAACCTGCTGAACCGCTCGACGGACCACGCGCTGCTGGCGCAGAAGCGCCAGGAGCACCAGCGGCTCGTGCGCGAGTGTGACAAGATCCGCAACCAGCGGGGCCAGATCGAGAACAGCATCAAGGAGCTGCAGGAGCGCTGCGCGGAGCTGCGCGAGCAGAAGCGCGACCTGCAGGAGCAGCTGTCCAAGTACCAGCAGACGAAGATGAAGGTGAAGCGGCAGGAGCAAAAGTGTAAGGAGCTGACCGCCCGGCTGGTGAACGTGGACGAGGAGAAGGTCAAGTTTGAGCGGTCGTGCCACACCATCATCGAGCAGCTGCTAGACCAGCAGCGGCGGAAGGTGGCGGCGCTGGAGCGGTACGCAGCCGCCAGCCGGGAGCACGATCTGCTCGAGCAGCGGATACGCCTGTTCGAGGAGCGAAACAACGATCGGGAGGCAAACTTTCGGCTGCTGGAGGACGCCTACCAGTCGGCTAAGAAGACGCTGGCCAACGTGGAGAAAAAGCTGGCCGAGGTGAAGGCAAAATCGTCCGACAAAAACAGCACGGCGCGGGCACTGTGCGCAAACAAAACGCCGGACAAGCCGGACTTCCCGTACAGGAAAGAGTTTACCGAACTGCCCGACACGATCGAGCTGGTCGATGCGCATCTGGAGGAGCTGCGCGTCCGGTTCGAGTGTCTACCGCAGGCGAACGAGTCGGTCGCCGACGAGTACGCCCAGAAGAAGCGTCAGCTGGAGCAGTTGCGGGCGGGCGTGGCCTGTTCCGAGCAGACGGTGGCCACTTTGGAGCAGCAGATGGCGGAACTGCACGACCGCTGGTACCCCGAGATACAGAGCGTGGTGCAGTGCATTAACGCGAAGTTTTCCCATTTCATGAGCTCGATGGGCTTCGCCGGGGAGGTGGAGCTGATCCGGCAGGGAGAG CGCGATTACGACGAGTACGGCATCCGCATCTACGTGAAGTATCGCAACGAGGAGAAGCTTAGCGCGCTCGATCGGAAGCTACAGTCCGGGGGGGAGCGTGCGGTGGCCATCGCGATCTACACCCTCTCGCTGCAGCACATGACGCAGGTACCGTTCCGGTGTGTCGACGAGATCAACCAGGGTATGGATCCGACGAACGAGCGGAAGGTGTTCAACATGCTGGTGGAGGAAACGTGCCGCACCGGACAGTCGCAGTACTTTTTCGTCACGCCCAAGCTGCTGCCGCGGCTCAAGTGCAACGCCAATATGAACGTGATCGTCGTGCACAATGGGAAGTACATCGCGAATCCGGATGTGTTCATACCGGATGTGAAGCCGTGA
- the LOC120903417 gene encoding structural maintenance of chromosomes protein 5 isoform X1, whose protein sequence is MAAVIASKVCALIFIILFSTYDSVVLYPEEYLNIILGPNGTGKSAIVAGIVLGMGGNCKLLSRCDNIDSYIKNGKDSATIRISIYRNNERAVRWFSRSFDHSAKSTFVIDNQTVSQQAYLQQIRAFNIQVDNLCQFLPQDRVQDFTKMNPRELLLNTQSSVCTPEVQQWFEELKEKRSLQEKSTNQGAEGTARVRELEARLEALEAQLQSMRAREEFQQQIHVCMARKAWLEYEELFLLYSATLKDLKLAKKCTEEKEQQYNQFKQEMEAILARKKELETSKAKQVAIGQRSTDEINSLEEKTERLEDAISKQKRELMDALAKADERKTELDEAKVMLAAFVQDCADSATALGSEDQVRQEISVLDGKEAKIRADNDLLMGRRQELNQKIDTELKPEMMSIERSIETIENVANNKLRILQTRFEGTYKAVLWLREHKHLFQGKIYEPMILELNVPALENVQFLENTIGVRDLIAFTCESTQDMNLFLRKTREELRIDGVNAIQSDPADKLHYTARHPIGSLKRFGFHTYLIDMVQGPYPVLNGLCKLYGLHNIPVGGADSAKYVSALPDEIGLFFTPSHRFQVSKSRYTGEKSTRSDALRTLNLLNRSTDHALLAQKRQEHQRLVRECDKIRNQRGQIENSIKELQERCAELREQKRDLQEQLSKYQQTKMKVKRQEQKCKELTARLVNVDEEKVKFERSCHTIIEQLLDQQRRKVAALERYAAASREHDLLEQRIRLFEERNNDREANFRLLEDAYQSAKKTLANVEKKLAEVKAKSSDKNSTARALCANKTPDKPDFPYRKEFTELPDTIELVDAHLEELRVRFECLPQANESVADEYAQKKRQLEQLRAGVACSEQTVATLEQQMAELHDRWYPEIQSVVQCINAKFSHFMSSMGFAGEVELIRQGERDYDEYGIRIYVKYRNEEKLSALDRKLQSGGERAVAIAIYTLSLQHMTQVPFRCVDEINQGMDPTNERKVFNMLVEETCRTGQSQYFFVTPKLLPRLKCNANMNVIVVHNGKYIANPDVFIPDVKP, encoded by the exons ATGGCTGCTGTAATTGCTTCGAAAGTGTGTGCTCTAATCTTTATAATCCTTTTCAGCACTTACGATTCGGTGGTGCTGTACCCGGAGGAGTATTTGAACATAATTCTTGGCCCAAACGGAACCGGCAAATCAGCCATTGTGGCCGGCATCGTGCTCGGGATGGGTGGCAACTGCAAGCTGCTCTCCAGATGTGATAAC ATCGACAGCTACATCAAGAACGGGAAGGACAGCGCCACGATCCGGATTTCGATCTACCGCAACAACGAGCGAGCCGTCCGGTGGTTTAGCCGGTCGTTCGATCACAGCGCCAAGAGCACGTTCGTGATCGACAACCAAACCGTGTCCCAGCAGGCGTACCTGCAGCAGATCCGCGCCTTCAACATTCAGGTGGACAATCTGTGTCAGTTTCTCCCGCAGGACCGGGTGCAGGACTTTACCAAGATGAATCCGCGCGAACTGCTGCTCAATACGCAGTCGTCCGTGTGTACGCCCGAGGTGCAGCAATGGTTCGAGGAGCTGAAGGAGAAGCGTTCGCTGCAGGAAAAGAGCACCAACCAGGGCGCGGAAGGTACTGCCCGGGTGCGCGAACTGGAAGCCCGGCTGGAGGCCCTGGAGGCACAGCTGCAGTCGATGCGGGCACGCGAAGAGTTCCAGCAGCAGATTCACGTGTGTATGGCCCGGAAGGCTTGGTTAGAGTACGAGGAGCTGTTTTTGCTGTACTCGGCAACGCTGAAGGACCTAAAGCTGGCAAAGAA ATGCACCGAAGAGAAGGAACAGCAGTACAATCAGTTTAAGCAGGAAATGGAAGCAATACTGGCCCGCAAGAAGGAGCTGGAAACGTCGAAAGCGAAACAGGTAGCGATCGGCCAGCGCAGCACGGACGAAATCAACAGTCTGGAGGAAAAGACGGAACGGCTGGAAGATGCCATCAGCAAGCAGAAGCGCGAGCTGATGGACGCACTCGCCAAGGCAGACGAGCGCAAGACCGAGCTGGACGAGGCCAAGGTCATGCTGGCCGCCTTCGTGCAGGACTGTGCCGATTCGGCGACCGCGCTCGGGTCGGAGGACCAGGTGCGGCAGGAGATTTCCGTGCTGGATGGGAAGGAGGCCAAAATTCGGGCCGATAACGATCTGCTGATGGGGCGCCGGCAGGAGCTGAATCAAAAGATCGACACGGAGCTAAAACCGGAGATGATGAGCATCGAGCGCAGCATCGAAACGATCGAAAACGTGGCCAACAACAAGCTGCGCATCCTGCAGACACGCTTCGAGGGCACGTACAAGGCGGTGCTGTGGTTGCGCGAGCACAAGCACCTCTTCCAGGGGAAGATCTACGAGCCGATGATACTGGAGCTGAATGTGCCGGCGCTGGAGAATGTGCAGTTTCTGGAGAATACGATCGGCGTGCGCGACCTGATCGCGTTTACGTGCGAAAGCACGCAGGACATGAATCTGTTTCTGCGCAAAACGCGCGAAGAGCTGCGGATCGACGGTGTGAACGCGATCCAGAGCGATCCGGCGGACAAGCTGCACTACACCGCCCGGCATCCGATCGGCAGTCTGAAGCGCTTCGGCTTCCACACCTACCTGATCGATATGGTGCAGGGCCCGTACCCGGTGCTGAACGGGCTGTGCAAGCTGTACGGGCTCCACAACATACCGGTCGGTGGGGCCGACTCGGCCAAGTACGTGTCCGCCCTGCCGGACGAGATCGGGCTGTTCTTCACGCCGTCGCACCGCTTCCAGGTGTCGAAATCGCGCTACACGGGCGAAAAATCAACGCGCAGCGATGCGCTGCGCACGCTGAACCTGCTGAACCGCTCGACGGACCACGCGCTGCTGGCGCAGAAGCGCCAGGAGCACCAGCGGCTCGTGCGCGAGTGTGACAAGATCCGCAACCAGCGGGGCCAGATCGAGAACAGCATCAAGGAGCTGCAGGAGCGCTGCGCGGAGCTGCGCGAGCAGAAGCGCGACCTGCAGGAGCAGCTGTCCAAGTACCAGCAGACGAAGATGAAGGTGAAGCGGCAGGAGCAAAAGTGTAAGGAGCTGACCGCCCGGCTGGTGAACGTGGACGAGGAGAAGGTCAAGTTTGAGCGGTCGTGCCACACCATCATCGAGCAGCTGCTAGACCAGCAGCGGCGGAAGGTGGCGGCGCTGGAGCGGTACGCAGCCGCCAGCCGGGAGCACGATCTGCTCGAGCAGCGGATACGCCTGTTCGAGGAGCGAAACAACGATCGGGAGGCAAACTTTCGGCTGCTGGAGGACGCCTACCAGTCGGCTAAGAAGACGCTGGCCAACGTGGAGAAAAAGCTGGCCGAGGTGAAGGCAAAATCGTCCGACAAAAACAGCACGGCGCGGGCACTGTGCGCAAACAAAACGCCGGACAAGCCGGACTTCCCGTACAGGAAAGAGTTTACCGAACTGCCCGACACGATCGAGCTGGTCGATGCGCATCTGGAGGAGCTGCGCGTCCGGTTCGAGTGTCTACCGCAGGCGAACGAGTCGGTCGCCGACGAGTACGCCCAGAAGAAGCGTCAGCTGGAGCAGTTGCGGGCGGGCGTGGCCTGTTCCGAGCAGACGGTGGCCACTTTGGAGCAGCAGATGGCGGAACTGCACGACCGCTGGTACCCCGAGATACAGAGCGTGGTGCAGTGCATTAACGCGAAGTTTTCCCATTTCATGAGCTCGATGGGCTTCGCCGGGGAGGTGGAGCTGATCCGGCAGGGAGAG CGCGATTACGACGAGTACGGCATCCGCATCTACGTGAAGTATCGCAACGAGGAGAAGCTTAGCGCGCTCGATCGGAAGCTACAGTCCGGGGGGGAGCGTGCGGTGGCCATCGCGATCTACACCCTCTCGCTGCAGCACATGACGCAGGTACCGTTCCGGTGTGTCGACGAGATCAACCAGGGTATGGATCCGACGAACGAGCGGAAGGTGTTCAACATGCTGGTGGAGGAAACGTGCCGCACCGGACAGTCGCAGTACTTTTTCGTCACGCCCAAGCTGCTGCCGCGGCTCAAGTGCAACGCCAATATGAACGTGATCGTCGTGCACAATGGGAAGTACATCGCGAATCCGGATGTGTTCATACCGGATGTGAAGCCGTGA